The following proteins are encoded in a genomic region of Gavia stellata isolate bGavSte3 unplaced genomic scaffold, bGavSte3.hap2 HAP2_SCAFFOLD_44, whole genome shotgun sequence:
- the LOC132321762 gene encoding acrosin-like, which translates to GLRPMASQHGVSRVVGGTDAQPGAWPWIVSIQDPWKTGTGHTCGGSLISPQWVLTAAHCFIEARHITMWRVVVGATRLTQLGPEAQVRTIKRLLVHEHYSNITQRNDIALLELDQPVQCSYSIQLACVPDASLRVSELTTCYASGWGSTTARCEFPKRSTDVLQEAKVRLIDVNLCNSSGWYRGAIHTHNLCAGYAQGGIDTCQGDSGGPLVCKDNNADYFWLVGVTSWGKGCARARRPGVYTSTQHFYDWILAQMGLRPAVSATPTPQPGFTSSPFQRPRPIPTQLGTFTPCPFPLQRLVQFFTRVQELLQFLRGTKA; encoded by the exons ggactccggcccatggcttctcagcACGGcgtgtcgcgcgtcgtgggtggcacagatgcccagccaggggcctggccctggatcgtcagcatccaggatccctggaaaacaggcacggggcatacatgcggagggtccctcatcagcccacagtgggtcctcacagcagcccactgcttcattgaggccag gcacatcaccatgtggcgcgtggtggtcggggccacccggttgactcagctgggccctgaggcccaagtgcgcactatcaagcggctactggttcacgagcactacagtaacatcacgcagaggaacgacatcgccctgctggaactggaccagcctgtgcagtgcagctactccatccagcttgcctgtgtgcccgacgcctcgctgagagtgtcagagctgacaacctgctacgccagcggctggggttccacgactgcaagatgtgagttcccaaaaa gatcaactgatgtcctgcaggaggccaaggtccgcctcattgatgtcaacctctgtaacagcagcgggtggtacagaggggccatccacacccacaacctgtgtgctggctacgcgcagggtggcatcgacacctgccag ggcgacagcggtggtcctctcgtctgcaaagataacaatgcagactacttctggctcgttggagtcaccagctgggggaaaggctgcgcgagagcaagacggcccggagtctacacctccacgcagcacttttacgactggatcctggcacagatgggactgcgcccagcagtatcggctactccaacgccacagccaggcttcacctcaagcccctttcagaggccgagaccgataccaactcaattGGGCacgtttacaccctgcccatttccactccagaggctggtgcaattctttactcgggtgcaggagctcctgcagttcctaagggggacaaaggcctga
- the LOC132321715 gene encoding acrosin-like, with protein sequence WIVSIQDPWKTGTGHTCGGSLISPQWVLTAAHCFIEARHITMWRVVVGATRLTQLGPEAQVRHIKRLLVHEHYSNITQRNDIALLELDQPVQCSYSIQLACVPDASLRVSELTACYASGWGSTTARCEFPKSTRSTDVLQEAKVRLIDVNLCNSSGWYRGAIHTHNLCAGYAQGGIDTCQGDSGGPLVCKDNNADYFWLVGVTSWGKGCARARRPGVYTSTQHFYDWILAQMGLRPAVSATPTPQPGFTSSPFQRPRPTPTQLGVPGHSHHP encoded by the exons tggatcgtcagcatccaggatccctggaaaacaggcacggggcatacatgcggagggtccctcatcagcccacagtgggtcctcacagcagcccactgcttcattgaggccag gcacatcaccatgtggcgcgtggtggtcggggccacccggttgactcagctgggccctgaggcccaagtgcgccatatcaagcggctactggttcacgagcactacagtaacatcacgcagaggaacgacatcgccctgctggaactggaccagcctgtgcagtgcagctactccatccagcttgcctgtgtgcccgacgcctcgctgagagtgtcagagctgacagcctgctacgccagcggctggggttccacgactgcaagatgtgagttcccaaaaagtactc gatcaactgatgtcctgcaggaggccaaggtccgcctcattgatgtcaacctctgtaacagcagcgggtggtacagaggggccatccacacccacaacctgtgtgctggctacgcgcagggtggcatcgacacctgccag ggcgacagcggtggtcctctcgtctgcaaagataacaatgcagactacttctggctcgttggagtcaccagctgggggaaaggctgcgcgagagcaagacggcccggagtctacacctccacgcagcacttttacgactggatcctggcacagatgggactgcgcccagcagtatcggctactccaacgccacagccaggcttcacctcaagcccctttcagaggccgaGACCGACACCAACTCAATTGG gcgtgccagggcactcgcacCATCCCTAg